One window of Chthoniobacterales bacterium genomic DNA carries:
- a CDS encoding Nit6803 family nitrilase: MSKATIRAAAVQIAPVLQNRDGTTEKILDAMSRAAGQGAQLIVFPETFVPSYPYFSFVLPAVRMGAPHLELYEQAVEVPGPVTEAVSAQARRLGLVVVLGVNERDHGSLFNAQLVFDADGTLVLKRRKITPTYHERMVWGQGDGSGLRAVETAVGRVGALACWEHYNPLARYALMAGHEEIHCSQFPGSMVGPIFASQMEVTIRHHALESGCFVVNSTGWLTDEQIGAITPDPSLQKALRGGCHTAIVSPEGAHLCEPITEGEGIAIADLDMALITKRKRMMDSVGHYARPELLSLVVDRTAYAPVSAAPAAGEILPGFPPAQGIEELEVSNG, translated from the coding sequence ATGAGCAAGGCCACCATTCGCGCCGCGGCGGTGCAGATCGCCCCGGTGCTCCAGAATCGCGACGGCACCACGGAGAAGATCCTCGACGCCATGTCGAGGGCGGCGGGGCAGGGCGCGCAACTCATTGTCTTTCCGGAGACATTTGTTCCGAGCTACCCGTATTTCTCCTTCGTGCTGCCGGCGGTGCGGATGGGCGCGCCCCATCTCGAGCTTTACGAGCAGGCCGTGGAGGTGCCAGGGCCGGTCACGGAGGCTGTGTCGGCGCAGGCGCGCCGGCTCGGGCTGGTCGTGGTGCTGGGCGTGAACGAGCGCGATCACGGCTCGCTCTTCAACGCGCAGCTTGTCTTCGATGCGGACGGCACGCTCGTGCTCAAGCGCCGAAAGATCACGCCCACGTATCACGAGCGCATGGTCTGGGGACAGGGCGACGGCAGCGGCCTGCGGGCCGTGGAAACGGCGGTGGGGCGCGTGGGCGCGCTGGCATGCTGGGAGCATTACAATCCCCTGGCGCGGTATGCGCTCATGGCCGGGCACGAGGAGATTCATTGCAGCCAGTTTCCCGGGTCCATGGTCGGGCCGATCTTCGCCAGCCAGATGGAGGTGACGATCCGCCATCACGCGCTGGAATCGGGCTGCTTCGTGGTGAACTCCACGGGGTGGCTTACCGACGAGCAGATCGGCGCGATCACGCCGGACCCTTCGCTGCAAAAGGCCCTGCGGGGCGGCTGCCACACGGCGATCGTCTCGCCCGAGGGCGCGCATCTTTGCGAGCCGATCACCGAAGGGGAAGGTATCGCCATTGCCGATCTCGACATGGCGCTCATCACGAAGCGCAAGCGCATGATGGATTCCGTGGGGCATTACGCGCGGCCGGAGCTGCTTTCGCTCGTTGTGGACCGCACGGCCTACGCGCCGGTGAGCGCCGCGCCGGCGGCCGGTGAAATTTTGCCCGGCTTCCCGCCGGCGCAGGGCATCGAAGAACTGGAGGTTTCCAATGGTTGA
- a CDS encoding MSMEG_0568 family radical SAM protein translates to MVDFPTVLAARKQTLLSELQSRGLRLESGILGAPGRKGGAGPTDHKAVTVLGTTIMAPIHTDGAARSPFVATAPDAKGVSRLEQDGEPLCEVSFPPEPAFYGLSTAEGVPYWQIAQLHSRDTLATTVLQTCIRYGNASTKCQFCAIGESLRAGRTIARKSPAQLAEVAAAAQRLDGIRNVVMTTGTPATDDRGAGVLAESAAAIKAATGLPIQAQCEPPADFAWFQRLSDAGVDALGMHLEAWDESVRRRIMPGKAEVPRAFYMEAFDAAVEVFGRGQVSTYLLAGLGDSAADLLEAARELIARGVYPFIVPFVPVTGTPLAGHPPPSPEFMRAVLAPVGEWLTEAGMTSDTAKAGCTKCAACSSLSAFENRTACAA, encoded by the coding sequence ATGGTTGATTTCCCAACAGTGCTGGCCGCGAGGAAGCAGACTCTTCTTTCCGAGCTGCAATCGCGCGGGTTGCGCCTGGAGAGCGGCATCCTGGGCGCGCCCGGGCGGAAAGGCGGTGCCGGCCCGACCGATCACAAGGCGGTAACGGTGCTCGGAACCACGATCATGGCGCCGATTCACACGGACGGCGCGGCGCGGTCGCCGTTCGTCGCGACGGCGCCGGACGCGAAGGGCGTCTCGCGGCTGGAGCAGGACGGAGAGCCGCTCTGCGAGGTGAGTTTTCCGCCCGAGCCGGCGTTCTACGGACTGAGCACGGCGGAAGGCGTGCCGTATTGGCAGATCGCGCAGCTTCACTCCCGTGACACGCTGGCGACCACGGTGCTGCAGACGTGCATTCGCTACGGGAACGCGAGCACGAAGTGCCAGTTCTGCGCGATCGGCGAGTCGCTGCGTGCCGGACGCACGATCGCGCGCAAATCCCCGGCCCAGCTCGCGGAGGTCGCCGCGGCCGCCCAGCGGCTCGACGGCATCCGCAATGTCGTGATGACGACCGGCACGCCGGCCACGGACGATCGCGGCGCGGGCGTGCTCGCCGAGTCTGCGGCGGCGATCAAGGCGGCCACGGGGCTGCCGATCCAGGCCCAATGCGAGCCGCCGGCCGACTTTGCTTGGTTCCAGCGATTGAGCGACGCCGGCGTGGATGCGCTTGGCATGCACCTCGAGGCGTGGGACGAGTCCGTACGCCGGCGGATCATGCCGGGCAAGGCCGAGGTGCCGCGCGCCTTTTACATGGAGGCGTTCGACGCGGCGGTGGAGGTGTTTGGCCGCGGACAGGTGAGCACGTATCTGCTCGCGGGGCTGGGAGATTCCGCCGCGGATCTTCTCGAGGCCGCGAGGGAGTTGATCGCGCGCGGGGTGTATCCCTTCATCGTGCCGTTCGTCCCCGTCACGGGCACGCCGCTGGCGGGTCACCCGCCGCCGAGTCCCGAGTTCATGCGCGCCGTGCTCGCTCCGGTCGGCGAGTGGCTGACCGAAGCAGGCATGACGTCCGACACCGCGAAGGCCGGCTGCACCAAGTGCGCCGCCTGCTCGTCGCTTTCCGCCTTTGAAAATCGCACCGCCTGCGCGGCCTGA
- a CDS encoding MSMEG_0570 family nitrogen starvation response protein has translation MPEIVLTIELPDGKALPCYSPSTIIRSHFQVGETLTVHEFVQRSRVAFAAASERVRARYGFACSAAAGQLAEIEAQSSLYAGDAEVRILSIT, from the coding sequence ATGCCCGAAATTGTTCTGACCATTGAACTCCCCGACGGGAAAGCACTGCCGTGCTACTCGCCGTCCACCATCATCCGCTCGCATTTCCAGGTCGGCGAGACCCTCACCGTCCACGAGTTTGTGCAGCGCAGCCGCGTGGCTTTCGCCGCGGCCTCCGAGCGCGTGCGTGCGCGCTACGGCTTCGCCTGCTCGGCCGCCGCGGGGCAGCTCGCCGAGATCGAGGCGCAATCCTCCCTCTACGCCGGCGACGCCGAGGTGCGCATCCTTTCCATCACCTGA